The DNA window AAGTATATGTTGCATTTATTGATGGTGAACTAGTAGGCTCAATAAGAGTTGAAATATTTCCTGATAAAACTGCCTATATTAGTAGATTTGGAGTAAAATTATCATTCCAAAATAATGGTGTAGGTAAGGCTTTGATGAAAGTTGTTGATGAAAGACTAATTGAATTAGGAGTAAAAAGGGTCTATCTTCATACAGCTTCTAAAGTAAAAGATTTGGTAAGATTTTATTATGCAAGAGGATTTTACATTGAAGAGGTTTCAAAGGAAAAAGGATATTTAAGAGCATTATTATGTAAAGAATATCAATAATTTTAATTTTTTAAATAAATTTTATTTGAAAATATTAATAATTTTCCCTCATAAAAATAATAAATTATTTTAAAACTATTTTTATGGGGGTGATATTTTTGAAGA is part of the Caldicellulosiruptoraceae bacterium PP1 genome and encodes:
- a CDS encoding GNAT family N-acetyltransferase, which codes for MEFVVRKAKIEDAISIKAVTHEAFIKYCELADIDPTNNAAVNETIDEIINDINNKEVYVAFIDGELVGSIRVEIFPDKTAYISRFGVKLSFQNNGVGKALMKVVDERLIELGVKRVYLHTASKVKDLVRFYYARGFYIEEVSKEKGYLRALLCKEYQ